Proteins from one Candidatus Sulfotelmatobacter sp. genomic window:
- a CDS encoding histidine kinase dimerization/phospho-acceptor domain-containing protein — MSAGSEERRLRALQAYRILDTEAEFVYDMLAELAASRCAAPVAVLAFLDADRADVKATFGIARPPAVARAVAFAERVIRSEDVLEIADLDAEPELAANPLVREHRFRFYAGVALVTPERERIGVLSVFDVRPRSLTAEQRAQLPRIAQLAVGELERRKQLLRRVDEDEQERHRVEVLEARHAEAELVARLARELRGPVTSIVGFARLLEEDDRFPLEAREALALMRASGQHIGGLADDIELLGKIERRAAEPQWTALDVAALLRRIAIPVESRGPARVVGDALLLELALTRLNERAREAGMRLYARTEPGTTGLAIVFSGDPRALTIPIPAGSLAVHLARRVAQRHAGGLGVAEAGWLRMTLADDPREAPGQRTVLVVDENPAELAGRLVRLGFTVLTARSAGDAAAQLDAADVAVVPLGRAPQGIGATLAAAGDRIGLVALVGPGEEAGDRWDVSLRAPALPAELRSAVHTAATKARVRGGL; from the coding sequence GTGTCCGCGGGCTCTGAAGAGCGGCGTCTGCGCGCGCTCCAAGCGTATCGTATCCTCGACACCGAGGCCGAGTTCGTCTACGACATGCTGGCCGAGCTGGCGGCGAGCCGTTGCGCCGCGCCGGTCGCCGTGCTGGCGTTCCTCGACGCCGACCGCGCCGACGTCAAAGCGACCTTCGGGATCGCACGCCCGCCGGCCGTCGCGCGCGCGGTGGCCTTCGCCGAGCGCGTGATCCGCAGCGAGGACGTGCTCGAGATCGCCGACCTGGACGCGGAGCCGGAGCTGGCGGCCAATCCGTTGGTGCGCGAGCACCGCTTTCGTTTCTATGCCGGCGTCGCGTTGGTGACGCCCGAACGCGAACGCATCGGCGTGCTCAGCGTGTTCGACGTGCGGCCGCGGTCGCTGACGGCCGAGCAGCGCGCGCAGCTGCCCCGCATCGCGCAGCTCGCGGTCGGCGAGCTGGAGCGGCGCAAGCAGCTGCTGCGGCGCGTCGACGAGGACGAGCAGGAACGGCATCGCGTCGAGGTCCTCGAGGCGCGTCACGCCGAGGCCGAGCTGGTGGCGCGGTTGGCGCGCGAGCTGCGCGGTCCCGTGACCAGCATCGTCGGCTTCGCCCGGCTGTTGGAGGAGGACGACCGCTTCCCGCTCGAGGCGCGCGAAGCGCTGGCGCTCATGCGCGCCAGCGGCCAGCACATCGGCGGCTTGGCCGACGACATCGAGCTGTTGGGGAAGATCGAGCGCCGCGCCGCCGAGCCCCAGTGGACGGCGCTGGACGTCGCGGCGCTGCTGCGGCGCATCGCGATCCCGGTCGAGAGCCGGGGCCCCGCGCGCGTCGTCGGCGACGCGCTGCTGCTCGAGCTGGCGCTCACGCGCCTGAACGAACGCGCCCGCGAGGCCGGGATGCGGCTCTATGCGCGCACCGAGCCGGGCACGACCGGCCTGGCCATCGTGTTCTCGGGCGATCCGCGCGCGTTGACGATCCCGATCCCGGCCGGGTCGCTGGCGGTCCACTTGGCGCGGCGCGTCGCGCAGCGGCACGCCGGCGGCCTGGGCGTGGCCGAGGCGGGCTGGCTGCGGATGACGTTGGCCGACGACCCGCGCGAAGCGCCGGGGCAGCGCACGGTGCTGGTCGTCGACGAGAACCCGGCCGAACTGGCCGGGCGGCTCGTCCGCTTGGGATTCACGGTCCTGACGGCCCGCTCGGCCGGCGACGCGGCGGCGCAGCTGGACGCCGCCGACGTCGCCGTGGTACCGCTCGGGCGCGCACCGCAGGGGATCGGGGCCACCTTGGCCGCCGCCGGCGATCGGATCGGTTTGGTCGCGCTGGTCGGGCCGGGCGAGGAGGCAGGAGACCGTTGGGACGTCTCGCTGCGCGCGCCGGCGCTGCCGGCCGAGCTGCGCTCCGCCGTGCACACGGCGGCGACCAAGGCACGGGTGCGCGGCGGCCTCTGA
- the meaB gene encoding methylmalonyl Co-A mutase-associated GTPase MeaB yields the protein MTDLLEAFRAGEPRALARAISRCEAGRGAELIRALYPLTGRALTVGLTGPPGVGKSTISGALVTHLRALGKTVGVISVDPSSPFSHGALLGDRIRLAEHFVDPGVFIRSMASRGHLGGVAGATADAASLMDAFGLDVVLIETVGVGQSEIEIAEIADTTVVALQPGSGDSVQVLKAGVLEIADVFVVNKSDHPMALQLQREIRSMMEMLDYAGWVPALVSTQALTGKGIDALWNAILAHDAWLRESGQLRAKRRDAFAHRVRQLAMGTLEERVEGAIVGLDDALDPYAAAETVVASFGIHDGVHATGNVRTANVVRATVKGL from the coding sequence ATGACGGATCTCCTGGAGGCCTTTCGCGCAGGTGAGCCGCGCGCGCTCGCGCGAGCGATCTCGCGCTGCGAGGCCGGCCGGGGAGCGGAGCTGATCCGGGCGCTCTACCCGCTCACCGGCAGAGCGCTGACGGTCGGACTCACCGGACCGCCCGGGGTCGGCAAGTCGACGATCAGCGGCGCGCTGGTCACCCACCTGCGCGCGCTCGGGAAGACCGTCGGCGTCATCTCGGTCGATCCCAGCTCGCCGTTCTCGCACGGCGCGTTGCTGGGTGACCGCATCCGGCTGGCCGAGCACTTCGTCGATCCCGGCGTGTTCATTCGCTCGATGGCCTCGCGCGGCCACCTGGGCGGCGTCGCCGGCGCGACCGCCGACGCGGCCTCGCTGATGGACGCGTTCGGCTTGGACGTCGTGCTCATCGAGACGGTGGGAGTCGGACAGTCGGAGATCGAGATCGCCGAGATCGCCGACACGACCGTCGTCGCGCTGCAGCCCGGCAGCGGCGATTCGGTCCAAGTCCTCAAGGCCGGCGTGCTCGAGATCGCCGACGTGTTCGTGGTCAACAAGAGCGATCACCCGATGGCGCTGCAGCTGCAGCGCGAGATCCGCTCGATGATGGAGATGCTCGACTATGCCGGGTGGGTGCCGGCCCTGGTGAGCACGCAGGCGCTGACCGGCAAGGGGATCGACGCGCTTTGGAACGCGATCCTCGCGCACGACGCGTGGCTGCGCGAGAGCGGCCAGCTGCGCGCCAAGCGGCGCGACGCGTTCGCCCATCGCGTGCGCCAGTTGGCGATGGGCACGCTCGAAGAACGCGTCGAGGGCGCGATCGTCGGGCTTGACGACGCGCTCGACCCCTACGCCGCCGCCGAGACCGTCGTCGCGAGCTTCGGCATCCACGACGGCGTCCACGCGACCGGGAACGTGCGCACCGCCAACGTCGTGCGCGCGACCGTCAAAGGGCTCTGA
- a CDS encoding methylmalonyl-CoA mutase family protein has product MIDRASGLGPDPTPEYRAQVEGWEAKAARTPPRTEKGSGAVDRTISDVPLKTLYGPQDVADLDLARDLGVPGEFPYTRGIHPTMYRSRLWTMRQFAGFGNAKQTNERYHFLLAQGQMGLSVAFDMPTLMGYDSDSPKALGEVGKCGVAIDSIRDMETLFDGIDLGAITTSMTINGPAAIAFAQYIVTAENKGIPRAALGGTLQADILKEYIAQKEWIFPPRPHVRIIVDMMEFCTREMPKWNTISVSGYHIREAGSTAAQELAFTLADGFAYVEAAMARGMDVDAFAPRLSFFFNSHIDFFEEIAKFRAARRIYARRMRDVYGAKDPRSWQLRFHTQTAGCSATAQQPENNIVRVAFEAMAAALGGTQSLHTNSMDEVLALPTEKSVEIALRTQQVLAYETNVTNVVDPLGGSYYVEALTAEMERQVLEYFERIAEFGGMVPAVEAGYPQREIADASYRYQRSIESGDRVIVGVNAFERPAEAQDMDLLKIGRDIEEGQARSVQDVRANRDGAAAAASLAALKRACRGEANVMPYLIDCVRAVCTEGEIVDAMVEVFGRYTETTQF; this is encoded by the coding sequence ATGATTGACCGCGCGTCCGGCCTCGGGCCCGATCCGACGCCGGAGTACCGTGCACAAGTCGAGGGCTGGGAGGCCAAAGCGGCGCGCACGCCGCCCCGTACCGAGAAGGGCTCGGGCGCGGTCGACCGGACGATCTCGGACGTCCCGCTCAAGACGCTCTACGGTCCGCAAGACGTCGCCGACCTCGATCTGGCGCGCGACCTGGGCGTCCCCGGCGAGTTCCCGTACACGCGCGGCATCCATCCGACCATGTACCGTTCGCGGCTGTGGACGATGCGTCAGTTCGCCGGCTTCGGCAACGCCAAGCAGACCAACGAGCGCTACCACTTCCTGCTCGCGCAGGGGCAGATGGGGCTCTCGGTCGCGTTCGACATGCCGACCCTGATGGGTTACGACTCCGACAGCCCCAAGGCGCTGGGCGAGGTCGGCAAGTGCGGCGTCGCGATCGACTCGATCCGCGACATGGAGACGCTCTTCGACGGGATCGACCTGGGCGCGATCACGACCTCGATGACGATCAACGGTCCGGCCGCCATCGCCTTCGCGCAGTACATCGTCACCGCCGAGAACAAGGGTATCCCGCGCGCGGCGCTGGGCGGCACCCTGCAGGCCGACATCCTCAAAGAGTACATCGCGCAGAAGGAATGGATCTTTCCGCCGCGGCCGCACGTGCGCATCATCGTCGACATGATGGAGTTCTGCACGCGCGAGATGCCCAAGTGGAACACCATCTCGGTCAGCGGCTACCACATTCGCGAGGCGGGCTCGACGGCGGCCCAAGAGCTGGCCTTCACGCTGGCCGACGGGTTCGCGTACGTCGAGGCGGCGATGGCGCGCGGGATGGACGTCGACGCGTTCGCGCCGCGGCTCTCGTTCTTCTTCAACAGCCACATCGACTTCTTCGAAGAGATCGCGAAGTTCCGCGCGGCGCGGCGCATCTACGCGCGGCGCATGCGCGACGTCTACGGCGCGAAGGACCCGCGCTCGTGGCAGCTGCGCTTCCACACCCAGACCGCCGGCTGCAGCGCGACCGCGCAGCAGCCCGAGAATAACATCGTGCGCGTCGCCTTCGAGGCGATGGCGGCCGCGCTGGGCGGCACGCAGTCGCTGCACACCAACTCGATGGACGAAGTCCTCGCGCTGCCCACCGAGAAGTCGGTCGAGATCGCGCTGCGCACCCAGCAGGTGCTGGCGTACGAGACGAACGTCACCAACGTCGTCGACCCGCTGGGCGGTTCGTACTACGTCGAAGCGCTGACCGCCGAGATGGAGCGCCAGGTGCTCGAGTACTTCGAGCGGATCGCGGAGTTCGGCGGGATGGTCCCGGCGGTCGAGGCCGGCTACCCGCAGCGCGAGATCGCCGACGCCTCGTATCGCTACCAGCGCTCGATCGAGTCGGGCGACCGCGTCATCGTCGGCGTCAACGCCTTCGAGCGGCCGGCGGAAGCGCAGGACATGGACCTGCTCAAGATCGGCCGCGACATCGAGGAGGGACAGGCGCGCTCGGTGCAAGACGTGCGCGCCAACCGCGACGGCGCAGCGGCAGCCGCGTCACTGGCGGCGCTCAAGCGCGCGTGCCGCGGCGAGGCCAACGTGATGCCCTATCTGATCGACTGCGTGCGCGCAGTTTGTACCGAAGGCGAGATCGTCGACGCGATGGTCGAGGTCTTCGGCCGCTACACGGAGACGACCCAGTTCTAA